A single region of the Podospora pseudopauciseta strain CBS 411.78 chromosome 1, whole genome shotgun sequence genome encodes:
- a CDS encoding hypothetical protein (COG:S; EggNog:ENOG503PEP4) — protein sequence MPPAVSKEAGQPGYLIDRRYRDRDPDYMRKLHLYRQRNATSLVYYRLGKQRLWEEECDKPELWRNYDLPLPGKAPGHENDKHKNSMTNIQSLPKFDLGDKGVSNLPEEIQKELENIPLYIVSPQAQIGFKKFLGFGGNGLAAMYTIQDLKGRTRDVVFKYALNAISGNELENEKQMHRYLARARHITQRVYLRAPERKKNTAPLPGVDPRVVAGGFVSKAGGGLVSKAGGLVSKAGPSRRTITPTPAPPPAPPPDDDPDGSTDTDDGTGAKGYPVQAFHHWNYPQDRTVERSNIGKVDDNGPTLILEMMRRGGLESWIGRMSLLGQALPEKVLWLIFDCLLKAALALAYPPRFQEELYNSTHRHLGKYPINEILPPSEYEMSPDLVHFDLDATNLFVGDFADNDSDITHTMVPIIKLADFGMTTFMRNAMRNDPKLMHISRPRGKYWLGWLLPEQFTEEWDYITGFLPDEETDPEKKSSIAGKYSYKTNLYHVGLVMWGLITLRKLPFSPVPYECFEKEVTDPDTGNPVLDPKTGQPKMRKLWGYGGYLQGKMWDGIYDRVLLDLVVACMLEEPEQRPAFHELKQAIDREVKSEWEWQRNADVRKWCEQFFNEPAGEAPVVPIVPVANPAPVPVPPEPEPAAESAQQPQQPPPPPLPPPPTPTAPPVPPAPPPPLPPPLAPDLTTPQAPQQPQQPQQPLPSTPTRRPGRQTTRLVRRHNPIDPTQPRAKLLRRKPETQGESSRTPQAHIPAHPLPSTNPNLPSPAPQQPPPSYIAAVAAAAAATDDDAPPPRAVIAPPAPPPSTPSRPGPTDDYITKVLTPKVAGLHLTPVPPSTPAPLQPAARRTTRRVLTPVGPRQRQRYELVVPPQQALYTPDQDSLDGLRTVMRKMRLGTPEKKSTKNKQPVDWFKDGGKGPPLGPSVQARWAGPGGVRRRWEREGAVVVIDERRGGGGGVGRFPPPGGGVAGGAQSGVVAAMADAVVGRPRVRRPAIIARIRRRGSSTGGGADDAGRTGGVM from the exons ATGCCGCCAGCAGTCAGCAAAGAAGCCGGTCAGCCCGGGTACCTCATCGACCGTAGATATAGGGACCGTGACCCCGACTATATGAGAAAGCTCCACCTCTATCGTCAGCGCAATGCAACCTCCCTCGTCTACTACCGCCTTGGAAAACAAAGGCTGTGGGAAGAGGAGTGTGATAAACCTGAGCTATGGAGAAACTATGACCTTCCCCTGCCGGGCAAGGCTCCCGGCCACGAAAATGACAAACACAAAAACTCAATGACAAACATTCAGAGTCTTCCCAAGTTTGACCTGGGAGACAAAGGTGTGTCCAATTTACCCGAGGAGATCCAGAAGGAACTCGAAAACATTCCCTTGTACATCGTCTCGCCACAGGCGCAAATTGGCTTCAAAAAGTTCCTTGGATTTGGTGGGAACGGGCTCGCTGCCATGTACACGATCCAGGACTTGAAGGGCCGGACCAGAGACGTGGTCTTCAAGTACGCGTTGAATGCTATATCGGGCAACGAGCTGGAAAATGAGAAGCAGATGCATCGATATCTGGCACGGGCACGACATATCACACAAAGGGTTTACTTGCGCGCTccggaaagaaagaaaaacacgGCACCATTACCAGGTGTTGATCCGCGGGTCGTGGCTGGAGGATTTGTGTCAAAGGCCGGAGGAGGACTCGTATCAAAGGCTGGAGGACTCGTGTCGAAAGCTGGACCATCGAGAAGGACCATCACACCGACACCTGccccaccaccggcgccgccCCCGGACGATGATCCGGATGGCAGCACTGATACAGACGATGGCACGGGGGCTAAAGGCTATCCTGTACAGGCCTTTCATCACTGGAACTATCCTCAGGACAGGACGGTCGAGAGGAGCAACATTGGGAAAGTGGACGACAATGGTCCGACTCTTATCCTGGAAATGATGCGGAGGGGCGGTCTCGAAAGCTGGATTGGCCGGATGAGCCTGCTCGGACAAGCGTTACCAGAAAAGGTACTATGGCTGATATTCGACTGCTTGTTGAAGGCCGCTCTCGCTCTGGCCTACCCCCCACGGTTCCAAGAGGAGCTATATAATAGCACTCATCGCCACCTGGGAAAGTATCCCATCAACgaaatcctcccccccagcgAGTACGAAATGAGCCCAGACTTGGTTCATTTCGACCTCGATGCGACAAATCTGTTTGTTGGCGACTTTGCGGACAATGACTCGGATATTACTCACACTATGGTGCCCATCATAAAGCTCGCAGACTTTGGAATGACAACTTTCATGAGGAATGCAATGCGAAACGATCCCAAGCTGATGCACATATCCCGGCCAAGAGGTAAATATTGGTTGGGGTGGCTGTTGCCAGAGCAGTTTACCGAGGAGTGGGACTACATCACGGGATTCCTACCCGATGAAGAAACAGACCCGGAAAAGAAGTCTAGTATTGCCGGCAAATACTCGTACAAAACCAACCTCTATCATGTTGGACTGGTTATGTGGGGGCTGATAACACTTCGCAAACTGCCCTTTTCTCCAGTGCCATATGAGTGctttgagaaggaggtcaCCGATCCGGATACTGGCAACCCTGTTTTAGACCCCAAAACCGGTCAACCCAAAATGAGGAAGCTCTGGGGCTATGGTGGTTATCTCCAAGGCAAAATGTGGGACGGGATCTATGACCGTGTGCTGCTCGACCTCGTTGTCGCCTGCATGCTAGAAGAGCCAGAACAACGACCAGCATTTCACGAGTTAAAACAAGCGATTGATCGTGAGGTGAAGTCGGAATGGGAATGGCAGAGGAACGCTGATGTGCGTAAGTGGTGCGAGCAGTTCTTTAACGAGCCAGCTGGCGAAGCGCCTGTTGTCCCCATTGTCCCGGTTGCAAACCCGGCACCGGTTCCAGTACCTCCAGAACCTGAACCAGCAGCCGAGTCGGCTCAGCAACcgcaacagcctcctcctccaccactaccaccaccaccaacacctactgctcctcctgttcctcctgctcctccaccacctctgccaCCTCCGCTTGCTCCCGACCTGACAACCCCCCAAgcaccccaacaaccccaacaaccccaacaacccctccccagcacACCCACCCGCCGCCCCGGGCGCCAAACAACCAGACTCGTCCGCCGCCACAACCCCATAgacccaacccaaccacgCGCCAAACTCCTCCGCCGCAAACCCGAAACCCAAGGCGAATCCTCCCGCACCCCCCAAGCCCACATCCCCgcgcaccccctcccctcaacaaacccaaacctcccctccccagccccccagcaaccacccccctcctacatcgccgccgtcgccgcagcagcagcagcaaccgacgacgacgccccccccccca gAGCGGTCATCGccccccctgcccctcccccatccaccccttcccgCCCAGGCCCTACCGACGACTATATCACCAAAGTCCTCACGCCAAAAGTAGCAGGCCTCCACCTCACCCCtgtccccccctccacccctgcCCCGTtgcagccagcagcaaggaGAACTACCCGGCGGGTCCTCACGCCGGTTGGTCCCAGACAGAGACAGAGGTACGAGCTTGTAGTTCCACCTCAGCAAGCATTATACACCCCCGACCAGGACAGTTTGGATGGGTTGAGGACTGTaatgaggaagatgaggctGGGGACTCCGGAGAAGAAGTCTACGAAGAACAAACAGCCGGTGGATTGGTTCAAGGATGGGGGAAAGGGACCGCCGCTGGGGCCGTCGGTGCAGGCTCGGTGGGCTGGGCCTGGGGGGGTgcggaggcggtgggagagggagggggcggtggttgtTATTGatgagaggaggggtggtggtggtggtgttggtcgGTTTCCGCCtcctgggggtggtgttgctggtggtgcgCAGTCTGGCGTTGTTGCTGCGATGGCTGATGCGGTTGTTGGTCGTCCGCGGGTGAGGAGGCCGGCGATTATCGCGAGGatcaggaggagagggtctagtactggtggtggtgctgatgatgctgggCGTACTGGTGGTGTGATGTGA
- a CDS encoding hypothetical protein (CAZy:AA2; EggNog:ENOG503P1FZ; COG:Q), which produces MKASSIATALAGGITMLSAAVQADPVMMNSSVLEALHEADRRPQELIGDLQWLQPRQMSPVSHLIRSILVDGFDAQSNEHYQYVPPLRSAACARDTCCVWWYIAKEMSQLFRGTDGQCTDAARGAIRTGFHDAGAWSKTTGDFGGADGSIVHAPEEMLRRPNKGLQEIVQQYKFWYDRWSHFGVSMADLIQMGANVATVVCPLGPRIRSFVGRRDNFKPAPDGLLPSPFDPPDKVVAMFRAKTIQPLSLAALLGAHSTSRQRFFNPARAGAPQDSTPGVCDVLFYRQTLAARSPPDVFRLPSDVVLAEHPLLFPAFKAFAGPGGQPLWAHEYARAYLRLSLLGVFNINNLTDCTRVLPPRTLKW; this is translated from the exons ATGAAGGCCTCTTCTATCGCTACGGCCTTGGCCGGTGGCATAACCATGCTCTCAGCGGCGGTGCAAGCCGAtccggtgatgatgaactCGTCTGTTCTGGAAGCCCTCCACGAGGCAGACCGGAGGCCACAAGAGCTCATCGGTGACCTTCAATGGCTTCAACCTCGCCAGATGAGCCCCGTTTCCCACTTGATCAGATCAATTCTGGTCGATGGCTTCGATGCTCAATCGAATGAGCATTACCAATACGTACCTCCCTTGCGTTCGGCCGCTTGTGCTCGAGACACTTGCTGCGTCTGGTGGTACATTGCCAAAGAAATGTCACAACTCTTCCGTGGCACTGATGGGCAATGTACAGATGCCGCCCGAGGTGCCATCCGCACCGGATTTCACGATGCCGGCGCGTGGTCCAAGACTACGGGCGATTTCGGGGGTGCTGACGGGTCCATCGTCCATGCACCCGAGGAGATGCTTCGCCGACCAAACAAGGGACTTCAAGAGATTGTTCAACAGTATAAGTTTTGGTACGACCGCTGGAGCCATTTCGGTGTTAGCATGGCCGATTTGATCCAGATGGGCGCCAATGTCGCTACTGTTGTTTGCCCTCT TGGCCCCCGCATCCGCTCCTTTGTTGGCCGCCGAGACAACTTCAAGCCTGCTCCAGACGGACTTCTCCCCAGCCCTTTCGACCCTCCCGACAAGGTCGTCGCCATGTTCCGTGCCAAGACTATCCAACCGCTCAGCCTTGCCGCCCTGCTCGGTGCTCACTCCACCAGCCGCCAACGTTTCTTCAATCCTGCGCGTGCTGGCGCCCCCCAGGACAGCACCCCAGGTGTTTGCGACGTGCTGTTCTACCGCCAGACTCTGGCTGCCCGCTCCCCTCCTGATGTCTTCCGCCTCCCCAGCGATGTCGTCTTGGCTGAGCACCCCCTCCTGTTCCCGGCCTTCAAGGCTTTTGCCGGACCTGGTGGCCAGCCTCTTTGGGCTCAT GAATACGCCCGCGCGTACCTCCGGCTTAGTCTTCTCGGTGttttcaacatcaacaacctgacCGACTGCACCCGGGTGCTACCGCCGAGAACGCTCAAGTGGTGA
- the TPO5_2 gene encoding polyamine transporter tpo5 (EggNog:ENOG503NWJI; COG:P): MASKSAEKSGHTNALQGSTVVVRENVSPLTSSSDDVTMDEADRKLEAMGYTPVFKREFSTWSSFSFAMSISGVYGSLMSTWIYGLQAGGAAAIMWSWVIGGAGAWALALSLAELSSAYPSSGAMYFTLKFLALEEQVPILCWISGYINLVGTVTGSAATEYASSQMLLAAASITSNFSYMPTNNHVVACMAILTVIHASINTLPTLWLTRLTSGYVVFHISVLVGACMCLLVQTKEKHSIAYAFTDFQPSSGWTPPGFAFLFGCLTPAWIMTSADSTARIAEEAKDPARIVPKAIANATTFTYIIGFLFNLVLVICMGDPLELVQSPSGQPVAQLFFNAMGRTPAILFTLCGFAVMNLVAIPGIQAGSRTIFAFARDDLLPFSHHWRRVSKRSQTPIAAVWLYAALEIIVNLLGLMSDTAISAVFNVCTVALNISYLVPIVCKMLYGRFEKGPWNLGRWSFVMNAVAVGWNTLMAVIFFFPTRLPVAAENMNYAIVVFVFVLMFSVGFWYTHGRHFYTGPGTRRPLAATVVETLG; encoded by the exons ATGGCTTCCAAGAGTGCAGAGAAGTCCGGCCACACCAATGCACTTCAGGGGTCTACGGTCGTTGTTCGAGAAAATGTGTCGCCTTTGACGTCCTCGAGTGACGATGTCACGATGGATGAGGCCGACAGGAAGCTGGAAGCCATGGGGTACACACCG GTCTTCAAACGAGAGTTCTCCACCTGGTCCAGCTTCAGCTTTGCCATGAGCATATCCGGCGTCTACGGCTCCCTCATGTCCACTTGGATATACGGACTACAAGCCGGTGGAGCTGCCGCCATCATGTGGAGTTGGGTCATAGGGGGTGCCGGGGCTTGGGCATTGGCACTTAGTCTGGCTGAGCTATCGTCAGCATATCCAAGTTCAGGGGCTATGTACTTCACTCTGAAATTTCTTGCACTGGAGGAGCAAGTGCCCATCTTGTGCTGGATTTCGG GCTACATCAATCTTGTTGGAACCGTCACCGGCAGTGCCGCCACCGAATATGCATCCAGTCAGATGCTGCTCGCAGCTGCGTCCATCACCTCCAACTTCTCTTACATGCCGACCAACAACCATGTTGTGGCTTGTATGGCCATCTTGACCGTCATTCATGCCTCGATCAACACACTGCCAACACTATGGCTGACACGATTGACCAGTGGCTATGTCGTATTCCACATCAGTGTTCTGGTTGGCGCCTGCATGTGCCTGCTCGTgcagacaaaagaaaagcatAGCATTGCATATGCCTTCACTGACTTCCAGCCCTCATCCGGCTGGACTCCCCCTGGCTTTGCCTTTCTCTTTGGCTGTCTGACACCAGCCTGGATCATGACAAGCGCTGATAGCACAGCTCG CATCGCTGAAGAAGCCAAAGACCCCGCCCGCATAGTCCCCAAAGCAATCGCCAACGCCACAACCTTCACGTACATCATCggcttcctcttcaacctcgtACTAGTGATCTGCATGGGCGACCCCCTCGAACTAGTCCAAAGTCCCAGCGGCCAACCA GTAGCCCAACTCTTCTTCAATGCCATGGGTCGCACCCCAGCAATACTGTTCACCCTTTGCGGCTTCGCAGTAATGAACCTAGTCGCCATCCCAGGCATCCAAGCTGGCTCCCGCACCATCTTCGCCTTTGCCCGCGACGACCTActccccttttcccaccaCTGGCGTCGGGTCTCCAAGCGCTCCCAGACACCCATTGCCGCGGTGTGGTTATATGCCGCCCTCGAGATTATTGTTAATCTCCTGGGGTTAATGTCCGACACAGCAATCAGTGCCGTGTTCAACGTCTGCACTGTTGCCTTGAATATCTCTTATCTGGTCCCCATCGTCTGTAAGATGCTGTACGGGAGATTTGAAAAAGGGCCGTGGAAtctggggaggtggagctTTGTGATGAATGCGGTTGCTGTGGGGTGGAACACGCTCATGGCagttattttcttttttcctacCAGGTTGCCGGTTGCGGCGGAGAAT ATGAACTATGCTATTGTCGTGTTTGTGTTTGTTCTGATGTTTTCTGTTGGGTTTTGGTATACCCATGGACGACATTTTTATACCGGTCctgggacgaggaggccgtTGGCAGCCACAGTTGTTGAGACgttgggttga
- a CDS encoding hypothetical protein (EggNog:ENOG503PD1H; MEROPS:MER0080922; COG:O): MMLALAGFQLAFALLGTALTFPTIETKKGLLSFPVLQKRSQSVNLRKRDNVVALGNVSTLTYLIRLEIGTPPQPVEVVLDTGSFELWVDPTCATAATQGQEEKCNASGRYVPGQSSTYVDKGAKQYIGYGKGGAEISYAADSILVPGSNSQPLRNVVFGVGVDTTELAWGVGGIGHGNGFNLHYNNLIDELHAQGITQSKAFSIALGGQYSETGGAIIFGGVDTKKFGGKLHKFDNMPPQIEGSKEGPWRYWVQMKSVGITTPNKVVATYEYSTMPALLDTGSTWSYLPQHIFDSLQDDFNATLSEDGSLEVPCSIVDQPGTVDFTFGDLTIQVPYSEFISQLEPGYCALGVLPRKGSYDRAVLGDSFLRSAYVIFDQTNQHLYMASYHDCGTNEQILSGEVGAALNLTGQCHSGHHLFASIPMCWIIVPAAFVLWVLVLFL; this comes from the exons atgatgctagCATTGGCAGGTTTCCAGCTAGCGTTTGCGCTTCTTGGGACAGCGCTAACCTTTCCCACCATCGAAACCAAAAAGGGGCTGTTATCGTTCCCTGTTTTGCAAAAACGGAGTCAGTCTGTGAATCTTAGGAAACGAGACAATGTGGTGGCCTTGGGCAATGTCTCGACGTTGACATACCTCATTCGAC TTGAAATTGGcactcctccacaaccagTTGAGGTTGTGCTTGACACCGGGTCTTTTGAGCTCTGGGTAGACCCAACGTGCGCAACGGCCGCTACCCAGGGCCAAGAGGAGAAATGCAACGCCTCTGGAAGATATGTACCAGGCCAGTCCTCCACCTACGTCGACAAGGGCGCTAAACAGTATATTGGGTACGGGAAGGGCGGTGCCGAGATCAGCTATGCAGCTGACAGTATCCTAGTGCCCGGAAGTA ATTCTCAGCCACTGCGAAATGTCGTGTTTGGCGTCGGAGTGGACACGACCGAGCTTGCTTGGGGTGTTGGCGGCATCGGACACGGCAATGGTTTCAACCTTCACTACAACAACCTGATCGACGAGCTCCATGCCCAAGGAATAACACAGTCCAAGGCCTTTAGCATAGCTCTTGGAGGCCAGTACTCGGAGACCGGAGGGGCTATCATCTTCGGGGGAGTTGACACAAAGAAGTTCGGCGGAAAGTTGCACAAGTTCGACAATATGCCTCCACAAATCGAAGGGAGCAAGGAAGGCCCATGGCGGTACTGGGTGCAAATGAAGTCAGTCGGAATAACAACCCCAAACAAAGTTGTCGCGACTTACGAGTATTCGACGATGCCCGCTCTTCTCGACACCGGATCAACATGGAGCTACCTGCCCCAGCACATCTTCGATAGTCTGCAAGACGACTTTAACGCCACTCTTTCTGAGGATGGTAGCCTCGAAGTGCCATGCTCCATCGTTGACCAGCCCGGCACTGTCGACTTCACATTCGGGGACCTGACCATTCAAGTGCCATATTCGGAGTTCATCTCCCAGCTGGAACCAGGATATTGTGCGTTGGGTGTCCTGCCGAGGAAGGGGTCGTATGATCGAGCGGTCCTGGGAGACTCGTTTCTGCGATCAGCCTATG TCATTTTTGATCAGACCAACCAGCATCTGTATATGGCGAGCTACCACGACTGCGGCACAAATGAGCAAATACTGTCAGGAGAAGTTGGAGCGGCCCTCAATCTGACCGGACAGTGTCACTCCGGTCACCATCTATTTGCATCTATCCCAATGTGCTGGATCATTGTGCCAGCTGCCTTTGTTTTGTGGGTGcttgtgttgtttttgtag
- the GH51 gene encoding Endoglucanase gh5-1 (EggNog:ENOG503NX55; CAZy:GH5; COG:G), with protein sequence MKGSIIAGAVATLAAGAAAQAGAWAQCGGQNWSGATTCVSGHTCVFVNQWYSQCQPGAAPQPTTLATSTTRAATTSAAATPTLAPGKFKWFGTNQAGGEFGEKTYPGVWGTHFIFPDNNAIRTLINQGYNTFRVGFAMERLAQNGLTNSFDAGYLRNFTDSINFITNAGAYAVLDPHNYGRYFGNIITNTADFQTFWRNLATQFVNNPRVIFDTNNEYHTMSQDLVLQLNQAAINGIRAAGAKEQYIWVEGNSWSGAWTWNVTNTNLVALTDPENKIIYQMHQYLDSDGSGTAPACVNAQIGAQRVVGATAWLRANNKKGILGEFAGGPNDVCKQAVRGLLDHLKANSDVWQGALWWAGGPWWGDYMFSFEPPSGTGYVNYNNILREYI encoded by the exons ATGAAGGGCTCCATCATTGCCGGTGCCGTCGCCACTCTGGCGGCTGGCGCGGCTGCTCAAGCCGGTGCCTGGGCCCAGTGCGGCGGTCAGAACTGGTCTGGCGCGACGACCTGTGTCTCTGGGCACACTTGTGTCTTTGTCAACCAGTGGTACAGCCAGTGCCAACCCGGTGCTGCCCCTCAGCCAACGACCCTCGCGACATCGACCACCCGTGCTGCGACGACCTCGGCGGCTGCTACCCCTACCTTGGCCCCGGGCAAGTTCAAGTGGTTCGGTACCAACCAGGCTGGTGGCGAGTTTGGAGAGAAGACGTATCCTGGTGTTTGGGGGACGCATTTTATCTTTCCGGACAATAATGCCATCAGG ACACTGATTAACCAAGGCTACAACACCTTCCGCGTCGGCTTCGCCATGGAGCGTCTCGCCCAAAACGGCCTGACCAACTCGTTCGACGCGGGTTACCTCCGCAACTTCACCGACTCCATcaacttcatcaccaacgccGGCGCCTACGCCGTGCTCGACCCTCACAACTACGGCCGCTACTTCGGCAACATCATTACCAACACGGCCGACTTCCAGACCTTCTGGCGCAACCTCGCCACTCAGTTCGTGAACAACCCCCGTGTTATTTTTGACACCAACAACGAGTACCACACCATGTCCCAGGACCTGGTCCTCCAGCTCAACCAAGCCGCCATCAACGGCATCCGTGCAGCGGGCGCAAAGGAGCAGTACATCTGGGTCGAGGGCAACTCTTGGTCCGGAGCCTGGACTTGGAacgtcaccaacaccaaccttgTCGCGCTGACGGACCCGGAGAACAAGATTATCTACCAGATGCATCAGTACCTGGACTCTGACGGGTCGGGGACAGCGCCGGCGTGTGTGAATGCGCAGATTGGGGCGCAGAGGGTGGTGGGCGCTACTGCCTGGTTGAGGGCGAACAACAAGAAGGGGATCCTGGGCGAGTTTGCTGGTGGGCCGAACGATGTGTGCAAGCAGGCCGTTAGGGGACTGCTGGATCACTTGAAGGCGAATAGTGATGTTTGGCAGGGGGCGTTGTGGTGGGCTGGGGGTCCGTGGTGGGGGGATTACATGTTTAGCTTTGAGCCGCCTAGTGGGACGGGGTATGTGaactataataatatctTGAGGGAGTATATTTAG
- a CDS encoding hypothetical protein (COG:S; EggNog:ENOG503P33U): MASGTADKSKPYVPLAGLARDGWSKDGKATATCYCGTVQLIVSLDGVVNTFVCNCADCRKITASMFASNFTVKNSHFEYARGKDRLKTFSQSQTIASGKAMTNHFCENCGTLMYRVGERFPGVSILRIGTVDDFSLHETRLRPRQEHWTKDRVCWFTGVQGIEETFEVQGRGGRNGSISNL; this comes from the exons ATGGCCTCTGGTACCGCTGACAAGTCGAAGCCCTACGTCCCGCTTGCCGGCCTCGCCAGGGACGGTTGGTCCAAGGACGGCAAGGCGACAGCCACCTGCTACTGTGGCACGGTGCAGCTCATTGTA TCCCTCGACGGCGTCGTCAACACCTTTGTCTGCAACTGCGCCGACTGCCGCAAGATCACCGCGTCCATGTTCGCCAGCAACTTCACCGTCAAGAACTCCCACTTTGAGTACGCGCGCGGTAAAGACCGTCTCAAGACGTTTAGCCAATCCCAGACGATCGCTTCGGGCAAGGCGATGACCAACCACTTCTGCGAGAACTGCGGTACGCTCATGTACCGTGTAGGCGAGCGCTTTCCTGGAGTGAGCATCCTGCGCATTGGCACTGTTGACGACTTTTCGTTGCATGAGACCAGGCTTCGGCCACGACAGGAGCATTGGACTAAGGACCGTGTCTGCTGGTTTACGGGAGTCCAGGGGATAGAGGAGACTTTTGAGGTTCAGgggcgagggggaagaaACGGAAGCATCAGCAATCTTTAA
- a CDS encoding hypothetical protein (COG:S; EggNog:ENOG503P6W7), which yields MLEDKNKSSGVTGAGKVVTSTLGNTVGGLTNTVGGVVGAASRGIGETVTGATGGLGRPLGDGIANIGTGVEGGAATVAKGVKDAGEWKTSR from the coding sequence ATGCTCGAAGACAAGAACAAGAGCTCAGGCGTCACTGGTGCCGGAAAAGTCGTCACCTCCACACTCGGGAACACAGTCGGCGGCTTGACAAACACGGTTGGAGGCGTTGTAGGTGCAGCGTCTCGTGGCATTGGGGAGACGGTGACAGGGGCCACAGGTGGGCTCGGGAGACCTCTTGGGGATGGCATTGCCAACATTGGGACTGGTGTCGAAGGGGGAGCTGCTACTGTCGCCAAGGGGGTAAAGGATGCTGGCGAGTGGAAGACAAGCCGATAA
- a CDS encoding hypothetical protein (EggNog:ENOG503PZQ3), translating to MMVDEEGRRSQRPRVRAIGALGVSFNFLQVALRSTTCLYEVGLIAFIAWLYDHWRREESARVDFLFPSFFPLGAGILVDAYEFVSLLWFDRRRAINPLAVGFDVTLTGTGVFCFSILNMVDDRPKWNFNGPDRRHQAWVLDMRNAMIFMVVYSILHATFVVLAAAGVVKMYRDIGKTRKARRLAEAQLQMLQFSQVARLDKRTDAAAVTEVPIDPPTAVHLDTSRDP from the exons ATGATggtcgatgaggagggaaggCGTTCGCAGCGGCCAAGGGTACGGGCTATCGGTGCTCTGGGCGTGTCTTTCAACTTCCTCCAAGTTGCCCTGAGGTCCACGACGTGTCTCTATGAGGTGGGATTGATTGCTTTTATCGCGTGGCTGTATGATCACTGGAGACGGGAAGAAAGTGCAAGGGTCGATTTCCTCTTTCCGTCGTTCTTCCCG CTTGGTGCTGGTATTTTGGTCGATGCATACGAATTTGTGTCGTTGCTTTGGTTCGATCGGAGACGGGCTATTAATCCCCTTGCTGTTGGATTCGACGTTACTCTAACAGGAACGGGTGTCTTTTGTTTCTCGATCTTGAATATGGTGGACGACAGGCCGAAGTGGAACTTCAACGGGCCtgaccgccgccaccaagcTTGGGTTTTGGACATGAGAAATGCAATGATATTCATGGTAGTCTATTC AATTCTGCATGCCACCTTTGTGGTCCTGGCAGCAGCGGGCGTTGTCAAAATGTACAGGGATATTGGAAAGACACGGAAGGCGAGACGACTGGCGGAAGCCCAGTTGCAGATGCTGCAGTTCAGCCAAGTGGCAAGGCTTGACAAACGGACAGATGCTGCAGCTGTTACAGAGGTACCGATAGATCCTCCAACAGCTGTTCACTTGGATACATCAAGGGACCCATAG